GTTCGGCGGCCCGGATGACGACCAGAACCCCGAAGTGCCCCTGCTCGCCGGTGACCAGGTCGTCCTGGTGGCCAATGCCGGGGCGCGCGGTGTGGACGCCAAGTCCGGTGCGTCCCGGTGGACGTTCTCGCTGTACGCGGACGACTCGTGGCAGGTCGCCTCGGACGGTACCCGCGTCTACCGCATAGCGAGGGACGAGCACCATGATGCGAATGGCGCGCTGAGGTCCGTCTCGTTTTTCCTCGCTCGCGTGGACCTCGCCACGGGCAAGGCCGGCAAGCGCCTCGCCCCGGTCTCCGACGCCCAGCACAACGGCCTCATCAATCGGTTGCTGGCCGTCGCCGACGACACGGCCTACCTGGCGATCTCACACGGGAAGATCAAGCGCTACGAACGCCAGCTTCCCTGGTCGGTGATGGCCGTGAACCTCGCCACGGGGAGCCGGAAGTGGACGGACCCGCTGCCGTTCCGCTCCGCCGAGAGCGACGAGAACCACTTCCTGTCCGCCAAGGTCGTCGGCGGCCTTCTGGTGGCCCTCCAGCAGATGAACGACGGCAAGGTCCGGGTCGTCGCCCGCGACATCCGCACCGGCAAGGTCGCCTGGGACAAGCCGTGGAAGGGCGCCGACCGGCGGCTCGTACGGGACCCGCTCACGGCCGATGACAAGCATCTCTACCTGGGCTACGGCCCGTTGCGGGCGCTGCGGCTGAGCGACGGCGGGCAGGCCTGGGACACGGCCGCCACCCGCCCAGGGAAGACGTACGGACCGCCGGCCCTCAAGGACGGGGTGCTGTACGCGGTGGAGAAGGAGCTCGGCCTGGTCGCGTTCGGCACCGGAAGCGGGAAGCCGCGATGGGCGGAGAAGAGCGAGGAGGGCCCACGCGCGGACCACGTCGTCCATCCGGTGGTCGGCTCCGCGTACGCCTACACATACAGCCAGACCGACCAGGTCCTCCGGGCCGTCGGCCTCACCTCGCACACCACCGAGCAGCTCTACAAGACCAGCGGGACCCGCTTCACCGCCCATGAGAAGAGCCGGATGGTCATCGCGTCCGGCCCCGACTTCCTCGCCGGCTTCCCCCTCCGCTGACTGCGCCGGAACGTGCCATCACGTGCCACAAGACGCCCGAACCCGCCCGGACCTGCCCGCACTTGCCTGAACCCGCCTGAAGGACACCGCCCATGAAACCCCTCGGCACCGGCGACCCCCTCCGCCTCGGCCCCTACCGCCTGCTCGGTGTGCTCGGCGAGGGCGGTATGGGCAAGGTCTACGTCGGCCAGGACGCCGCAGGCACCGTCGCCGCGGTCAAGGTGCTCCGGCCCGAGCTCACCGACGAGGCGAACCTCGCCCGCCGCTTCGTCCGCGAGGCGCAGGCGGCGACTGCCGTGACCAGCAAGGGTGTGGCCCGCGTCCTGGGCACGGACACGGAGGGCGGCCGCCCGTGGATCGCCACCGAGTTCCTGGCCGGGCCGACCCTCGACGAGGCCGTCGAGGCGTACGGACCCCTCGACGAACCGGCCGTGCGCGCCCTCGCCGCGTCGATCGCCCACACCCTGGCGGACATCCACGCCACCGGCCTGATCCACCGCGACCTCAAGCCCCCGAACATCGTCCTGACGTCGAGCGGCCCCCGCGTCATCGACTTCGGCATCGCCCGCCCCGAGCACGGCCTGACCCTCACCTCCACCGGCCAGGTCCCGGTCACCCCCGGCTACGGCGCCCCCGAACAGGTCCTGGGCCGGCGTGTGGCCTCCTCGGCCGACGTCTTCTCCCTGGGCGCCGTCCTGGTGTACGCCGCCGGCGGGCACCGCGCCTACGACGCCTCCCACATCGCCGCCCTCCAGTACAAGGTCGTCCACGACGCACCCGACCTGACCGGTGTCCCGGAAGCCCTGCGGCACCTCATCGCCCCCTGCCTCGCCAAGGACCCGGCCGCCCGGCCCGCCCCCGCTCAGATCGCCGCCGCCTTCGCACCACCGCGCGGCGCCGAACGGGCCTGGCGGCGCGGCCCGGTGAACCAGGCGATCAAGGAGCGGGAGAGCGGCCTCCACGAGCTGACCGCGGCGACCCTGCCCGACGGCGGCTCCGGCCGCCCGGTGGCCCGGCGCCGGCTGCTCACGGGCCTGGCGGCGGGCGGTGTGGTCCTGGCCGCGGGCGGCGGTGCCGCGGCCGCCTGGTGGCCCCGGGGGCCGCGGCAGTCGGCCGGCCGGCCCGACCTCTTCGCCTTTCCGCCCGCCGCCAGGACCCCGGTGGCGCATGTGCTCGACGCCGACAACGGCGACTACCTCGCCGGCGGTGAGGTGAAGCCGCTGTGGGGCCCGGTCGACGCCCTCGCCGAGGACACGCCCGCGCCCCTGCCCGTACGGGACGTCATCGTCTTCGGCGCGCGCGGCGGCGGGATCGCCGCCCACAACGTCGTGGACGGCAAACGCCGTTGGGCCGTCCGCGGCGTCAGCGCGCCCAGCCGCTACCTCTCGCTCTCGGACCGGCTGATCGCCGCCGCCGACGCCAAGGGCACGATCCGCACCTTCGTCGCCTCGACGGGCGAGCCCCGTTGGACCGTCGACGCCGAGACGAGCGCCTTGCTGGCCG
This Streptomyces decoyicus DNA region includes the following protein-coding sequences:
- a CDS encoding protein kinase domain-containing protein gives rise to the protein MKPLGTGDPLRLGPYRLLGVLGEGGMGKVYVGQDAAGTVAAVKVLRPELTDEANLARRFVREAQAATAVTSKGVARVLGTDTEGGRPWIATEFLAGPTLDEAVEAYGPLDEPAVRALAASIAHTLADIHATGLIHRDLKPPNIVLTSSGPRVIDFGIARPEHGLTLTSTGQVPVTPGYGAPEQVLGRRVASSADVFSLGAVLVYAAGGHRAYDASHIAALQYKVVHDAPDLTGVPEALRHLIAPCLAKDPAARPAPAQIAAAFAPPRGAERAWRRGPVNQAIKERESGLHELTAATLPDGGSGRPVARRRLLTGLAAGGVVLAAGGGAAAAWWPRGPRQSAGRPDLFAFPPAARTPVAHVLDADNGDYLAGGEVKPLWGPVDALAEDTPAPLPVRDVIVFGARGGGIAAHNVVDGKRRWAVRGVSAPSRYLSLSDRLIAAADAKGTIRTFVASTGEPRWTVDAETSALLAADDENVYVLTKDHRLRAVRRSDATIRWTAKISAGYRTKVEPPGVVAHGRLILGTSDGNVFAVDTADGHQVWELRDQWDRLVRPAVHGTTVYLNGTTLTARRIRDGKKLWSLDKRDAWDKHEDWGPATVFDDDTVCAAHDEWPSIRKTSDGSEIQGGNGTSVRWLPVFIHGRALWSLEGDPWFKVFAADLSTGVPVLTYKLPAAERSWLVADGNRVFVLHGTSLYALPVP